The genomic window TCTGAAAGCGTTCATAGGCTTGGGTGACGCCCATAAACATCAGGAACAGACCCAGAAACGCCACCGGATGGTGGGCCAGCGCTACCACGGCCGCCAGAAAGCCCAGGTGGACAAGCACCAGGATCGTGGGCACCGCGTCAGCAACGGTCGGCTGCGGAGGCAGGCTCTGCTGGCCCAAATGCTTGCGCAAAAAATACACTGCGATGGTTGCGTTCACCACCACGGCGATGGCGGCCTTCCAGCCAAAAGTGGCCAACATAAAAGCCGAGTCCCAGTTCCAGGTGGCCGCCACCATGAGCACCGGGGGGGCTGCAAACGAGGTCAGTGTTCCGCCGATGGAGACGTTTACGAACAACACACCCAGTGCCAGCCCTTTGACACGTTCGGGTACATCGGGACGGAACACCTGGGGTGCCAGCATCAGCGCCGCAATGGTCATGGCCGCGGGTTCGGTAATGGCGGAGCCAATCAGGGGCACGGCCGCCAAGCCCAGCCAAGCGGTGGCCAGTGACGTGCGAATCGGCACCAGTCTGGCGGCGCCGTTCACCGCGGCAGCCACCACCTGCAGGATGGGTTTAGAGGCTGCAATCACCATCACCACAAACACAAACAGCGGTTCGGTGTACTGCCGGGATTCGGCATAGGCCAGCGCCTTGTCACCTCCACTGACCAGGGCCATCACCAACACCAGCACGATGGCCCAGAAGCCGAACACGACTTCTACTTCTCCCAGTAAATGGAACAAGCC from Rhodoferax sp. AJA081-3 includes these protein-coding regions:
- a CDS encoding putative Na+/H+ antiporter — protein: MPHLSIEVIAAVLFAVALLHTFAAKLFERLSHRYPGHAGLFHLLGEVEVVFGFWAIVLVLVMALVSGGDKALAYAESRQYTEPLFVFVVMVIAASKPILQVVAAAVNGAARLVPIRTSLATAWLGLAAVPLIGSAITEPAAMTIAALMLAPQVFRPDVPERVKGLALGVLFVNVSIGGTLTSFAAPPVLMVAATWNWDSAFMLATFGWKAAIAVVVNATIAVYFLRKHLGQQSLPPQPTVADAVPTILVLVHLGFLAAVVALAHHPVAFLGLFLMFMGVTQAYERFQNPPIIKEALLVAFFLAGLVVLGGMQQWWLQPIVSGMSPQVLFLGATVLTGFTDNAALTYLGSLIVGISEEAKYSLVAGAVAGGGLTVIANAPNPAGVALLKRGFADESIGASELLLGALLPTLVAMAAFAML